The nucleotide window CATCGAATTTGATGCATTTAGTATTTTTTATCAACAACAGAAATGTAAAAACAATAACTAGACACATATGGCATCATTTTTAGCAATAAACAGTACGTATCAACATGTTCAAATCGCCCTCTATAATGATGACTCTCTCATTGCGCAACATCAAGAACATAAGTATAGGGCGAGTAAAAATCTTATCCCTTTGATCGATTCATTACTACTGGGTAACAATCTGAAATTAGCTGATATTAACTTCATTTGTATTAATAAAGGCCCTGGCCCGTTTACAACGCTCCGTACAGTAATTACCACAATCAATGGAATTAGTTTTGCTGCAGGCACACCCCTAATTGGTATTAATTGTCTTGATGCTTTTTTGCAAGAATATAAAAACCCTGATTATCCACATACCGTTATTTTGTTAAATGCGTTTGGGCAAGACGTGTATTTTGCAACAGACAAACATCAAGGCTATAAAAATATTGACTTGATATTGCAGGAGCTCAAAAAAATTTTTGGTAGTAATCCTATTCGTTTTTTAGGAAATGGAACCGAACTTCATCAAGAAAATATTAAAGATATACTTAATGCCCAAGCGATTATTCCCTCTCCATTACCACTACATTGCTCAATAGAACAAATCGCTTCTATGGCATTACAAAAATGGATACAACAAGAAGATATTATGTACCAAATCATGCCGCTTTATATCAAAGAGCAGCAATTTAGTTAAAGAACAACATAACAAAAAATAACTATAATCTACTCACGCGCACCATATTCACGAAGCAATAAATCAATTTTGCCAAATTGATTGCGCACGGCAATTTGCAACGCAGAGCCAACAGCCGGATCAGGAATCATATTAACTGCTCTTATCATAGCCTTTTTATTTTTGCTGCGCTGCTTGATAGCATTTAAAATGGCTTTTACTACATCATAATTATTTAACTCTGTTGCACGAATAAGTGATGTATATCTATTTTTATAAACATAGTTAATATCTGCACCAACATCCACCAAAAATAGAACAAACTGGGCACTGTTGTTATTATTCACCGCTTGCCATAGCAACTCGGTTGCCTGTTCTGGTGCCAACAACAAACCATAATCATACAAGCGAACAAATTCCTGAAACTTATTATATTTTATAATATATAGCAATGTTTCTTTTGAAAGCTCATCGAGCAATTCCTTTTTATGTATTTGCGCCCACTCAAGCAATGCAGGCACCACTCGCTGATAATCACTTTTTGCTGCAATAAATAAAATTGGTGCACCGCCAACATACAGATCTTTATTTTTTGCAATAAGATCAAAAAATAGCGCTTGCTCTTTTAACTGATTTGGGTACTGCAATGCAAGTGCAAAGATTAATTCTAGTTCATCATTTCGTGTTAACGTAGATTGCTCGTCTTGAATAATCTCCTGCACAA belongs to Candidatus Dependentiae bacterium and includes:
- a CDS encoding ankyrin repeat domain-containing protein, whose amino-acid sequence is MKCRFRDIHILLGSLLIFIGVVSIVHGIKKTHQENVGGLGTLSPKDAFWQLSLLIASRSVEKIAESLSDVVPEKAQAIVQEIIQDEQSTLTRNDELELIFALALQYPNQLKEQALFFDLIAKNKDLYVGGAPILFIAAKSDYQRVVPALLEWAQIHKKELLDELSKETLLYIIKYNKFQEFVRLYDYGLLLAPEQATELLWQAVNNNNSAQFVLFLVDVGADINYVYKNRYTSLIRATELNNYDVVKAILNAIKQRSKNKKAMIRAVNMIPDPAVGSALQIAVRNQFGKIDLLLREYGARE
- the tsaB gene encoding tRNA (adenosine(37)-N6)-threonylcarbamoyltransferase complex dimerization subunit type 1 TsaB → MASFLAINSTYQHVQIALYNDDSLIAQHQEHKYRASKNLIPLIDSLLLGNNLKLADINFICINKGPGPFTTLRTVITTINGISFAAGTPLIGINCLDAFLQEYKNPDYPHTVILLNAFGQDVYFATDKHQGYKNIDLILQELKKIFGSNPIRFLGNGTELHQENIKDILNAQAIIPSPLPLHCSIEQIASMALQKWIQQEDIMYQIMPLYIKEQQFS